TCATCAATAATGTCTATGTTCAGGCGGTTTGCATGGCATTCTTTTTCTTACCAAACTCTTCTTTTGTTGTACTTTTCCATCCCCCTTCTCCcttctcaaaatattcagaCTTGAATTCCTTATCCTTGATCGTTATAAGAAGAAGTGGGCTGTTATTCTctttggtgtaaatgtcACAGGATAAGCACCTCTCACCACTATTTTCAGCGGCCTTCCAAAGGGACTTATCACCATCCTTAACTTCCTTGGCATGATAACCAAATCCAGGAATAAACATTTTTACCTTTAGACCGAGCAGTTCAGTTGAAATTAGATGACATTGTTCggtatccttttcatttccaATGTCAATGGTGACGTTTGTTGCCTTGGCCTTAATTTCATTGATCCTGTCAGGAAATGGAAGTAAAGTTTCTACCCAACCGAtatcattctttacataaTATGTTCGTGTTATTCCAGAAGAATTTTTCACCACAACAAACATTACTTCTGCTTTCTTATCCTTATTAAGATATACCTTGGCATGTTGCAATATCTCTCCACTTCCTAATGACCATATTTTTTTCGTATCATCTTTTAGTTTTTCTATTGACTTTCCAGAAAGAGGAGCGATAAGCCTAGTTAAGCTATCATCATAATAATAGTCAAAAGAATCACAAAGGGATGAATCTGGATGGTTTACATCAATGGTACCAGGATCCGATTCTAAAGATGGGACGCCTCCATCTTTTCCAGCTGACTCAGTAACTGAAGATTCTTTACTAGGAGTAGAAGCAGTATCAGGAGTAGGTCGAGGAGACTCTACGGGCTGTTGAGGTGAACTCCTAAGATTCTCGCTAGATGCTTCATTATAACCTCCTTCATAGACAGTCCCATTAGCCATGTCCCATACTTGTCTTTTGCCGTTAGATCCACCTTTCCTTGTCTCTTTTGTGGGATGGTCGTTTACAATTTCATCCTCGGTGTAGTCGTCTAGAACCTCGATAAAGGGTCTGTCGCCGGGAACTCTGGAGCCTTTGCAATGACAGAGTCCCAGTAGACATACCGTCCATAGTACTGCTAGAATCCTCATTTCGCAATGTTACcaacaaggaagaatgattgATACTACATGGGGTAaaggaaggaagaagacgTTTATTCTCATAATGGGTGAAATGCTTTGAATGTGCACTAAATAAAAATGAGGGGTTATTGGAACTCGTCGTTGCTTCCACCGATTTACAACTGTAGGATAGATAGAGGGGGCCCTTTGCATAATTCTGTAAGTATATGGTGAATCGAGCATTATATTAGCCCTCTAGAGTCTTTATATACTGCTATTCTAACTCTACGTTTGCGTTGTTAAAACCCTTCAAA
Above is a genomic segment from Theileria equi strain WA chromosome 4 map unlocalized gcontig_1105316255041, whole genome shotgun sequence containing:
- a CDS encoding signal peptide containing protein (encoded by transcript BEWA_050700A); protein product: MRILAVLWTVCLLGLCHCKGSRVPGDRPFIEVLDDYTEDEIVNDHPTKETRKGGSNGKRQVWDMANGTVYEGGYNEASSENLRSSPQQPVESPRPTPDTASTPSKESSVTESAGKDGGVPSLESDPGTIDVNHPDSSLCDSFDYYYDDSLTRLIAPLSGKSIEKLKDDTKKIWSLGSGEILQHAKVYLNKDKKAEVMFVVVKNSSGITRTYYVKNDIGWVETLLPFPDRINEIKAKATNVTIDIGNEKDTEQCHLISTELLGLKVKMFIPGFGYHAKEVKDGDKSLWKAAENSGERCLSCDIYTKENNSPLLLITIKDKEFKSEYFEKGEGGWKSTTKEEFGKKKNAMQTA